Proteins encoded together in one Kitasatospora albolonga window:
- a CDS encoding endonuclease — protein sequence MQISRSGSVLLTGAVAVALAVTALPAAQAAPSATAVISEVYGGGGNSGATLTRDFVELANAGSVPFEVGGLTVQYLPGAPSAGSQWQVSALTGTIAPGGRYLVAQAAGTGGTVALPTPDATGTIAMAAGSGTVALVSGTAPLTCKTAADCAAEPRIVDLVGYGSAVVREGSGPATGASATASVARAASLADTDDNAADLSAGAPTPVNAAGETSGGGQEPEEPGPTEPGPVRIHDIQGTTRVSPLDGTAVTGVPGVVTGVRATGSRGFWIQETAPDGDPRTSEGLFVYTGSTAPAVRVGDAVLVSGKVAEYYPGTATQSITQITGPRTTVLSSGNALPAPVVLDARSVPGRYVPSAGGGSIDALPLEPKRYALDLYESLEGVRVRIADTRVTGATTAYDEVWVTVKPKENPTRRGGTHYASYQDQNTGRLKVMSLDPARPVPTANVGDVLKGRTTGVLDYASYGGYNLQATELGTHVDKKLRREVTRKQKKNELAVATYNVENLDARDDQAKFDTLAEGIAKNLSSPDIVSLEEIQDDNGPVNDGTVGSEETLKRFTDAIVAKGGPRYAWRYIAPENNKDGGEPGGNIRNVFLYNAQRVSFTDRPGGDATTPVQAVKTWKGVRLSASPGRINPTSPAWESSRKPLVGEFTFRGKPVFVIGNHFGSKGGDQPLHGRFQEPNRSSETKRIQQAAEVNTFVTALLKADKSARVVALGDFNDFEFSPTFTALTKGKVLKPLITTLPASERYSYVFDGNSQTLDHILTSPGIRRFDYDVVHINAEFADQASDHDPQVVRVKVDGLWF from the coding sequence GTGCAGATATCCAGATCCGGTTCCGTCCTGCTGACCGGCGCCGTCGCCGTCGCGCTCGCGGTGACCGCCCTGCCCGCCGCCCAGGCGGCCCCGTCCGCCACCGCCGTGATCTCCGAGGTGTACGGCGGCGGGGGCAACTCCGGCGCCACGCTGACCCGGGACTTCGTCGAGCTGGCCAACGCCGGTTCCGTACCCTTCGAGGTCGGCGGCCTCACCGTCCAGTACCTGCCGGGCGCTCCGTCGGCCGGTTCGCAGTGGCAGGTCTCCGCGCTCACCGGGACGATCGCCCCCGGCGGCCGCTACCTCGTCGCCCAGGCGGCGGGCACCGGCGGCACCGTCGCCCTGCCCACGCCCGACGCCACCGGCACCATCGCCATGGCCGCCGGAAGCGGCACCGTGGCCCTGGTCTCCGGCACCGCCCCGCTCACGTGCAAGACTGCGGCGGACTGCGCGGCCGAGCCCCGCATCGTGGACCTGGTCGGCTACGGTTCCGCCGTCGTCCGGGAGGGCAGCGGACCCGCCACCGGCGCCTCGGCCACGGCGTCCGTCGCGCGGGCCGCCTCGCTCGCCGACACCGACGACAACGCGGCCGACCTCTCCGCCGGTGCCCCGACCCCCGTCAACGCGGCCGGTGAGACGTCCGGCGGCGGCCAGGAGCCGGAGGAGCCCGGCCCCACCGAGCCCGGCCCGGTCCGCATCCACGACATCCAGGGCACCACCCGGGTCTCCCCGCTCGACGGCACGGCGGTCACCGGCGTGCCGGGCGTCGTCACCGGCGTACGGGCCACGGGTTCGCGCGGTTTCTGGATTCAGGAGACCGCGCCCGACGGCGACCCGCGCACCAGCGAGGGCCTCTTCGTCTACACCGGCTCCACCGCACCCGCCGTGCGGGTGGGCGACGCCGTCCTGGTGAGCGGGAAGGTGGCCGAGTACTACCCGGGCACCGCCACCCAGTCGATCACCCAGATCACCGGCCCCCGCACCACCGTCCTCTCCTCCGGCAACGCGCTGCCCGCCCCGGTCGTCCTCGACGCCCGTTCGGTGCCCGGCCGTTACGTGCCCTCGGCGGGCGGCGGTTCGATCGACGCGCTGCCCCTGGAGCCGAAGCGGTACGCCCTGGACCTGTACGAGTCCCTGGAGGGCGTCCGGGTCCGGATCGCCGACACCCGGGTGACCGGGGCGACGACGGCGTACGACGAGGTCTGGGTGACGGTCAAGCCGAAGGAGAACCCGACCCGACGCGGCGGCACGCACTACGCCTCGTACCAGGACCAGAACACCGGCCGCCTCAAGGTGATGTCGCTGGACCCGGCGCGGCCGGTGCCGACGGCGAACGTGGGTGACGTGCTGAAGGGCCGCACCACCGGCGTTCTGGACTACGCGAGTTACGGCGGCTACAACCTCCAGGCCACCGAACTGGGCACGCACGTCGACAAGAAGCTGCGGCGCGAGGTGACGCGCAAGCAGAAGAAGAACGAGCTGGCGGTCGCCACCTACAACGTGGAGAACCTGGACGCGCGCGACGACCAGGCCAAGTTCGACACGCTGGCCGAGGGCATCGCGAAGAACCTCTCCTCCCCCGACATCGTCTCGCTGGAGGAGATCCAGGACGACAACGGGCCGGTCAACGACGGCACGGTGGGCTCCGAGGAGACGCTGAAGCGGTTCACGGACGCGATCGTCGCGAAGGGCGGCCCGCGCTACGCCTGGCGCTACATCGCCCCCGAGAACAACAAGGACGGCGGCGAGCCCGGCGGCAACATCCGCAATGTCTTCCTCTACAACGCCCAGCGGGTCTCCTTCACCGACCGGCCGGGCGGCGACGCCACCACCCCGGTCCAGGCGGTGAAGACGTGGAAGGGCGTGCGGCTCTCCGCCTCCCCCGGCCGGATCAACCCGACGAGCCCGGCGTGGGAATCCAGCCGGAAGCCGCTGGTGGGCGAGTTCACCTTCCGGGGCAAGCCGGTCTTCGTCATCGGCAACCACTTCGGGTCCAAGGGCGGTGACCAGCCGCTGCACGGCCGCTTCCAGGAGCCGAACCGCTCCTCGGAGACGAAGCGGATTCAGCAGGCCGCCGAGGTGAACACCTTCGTCACCGCGCTGCTGAAGGCGGACAAGTCGGCGCGGGTGGTGGCGCTCGGGGACTTCAACGACTTCGAGTTCTCCCCGACGTTCACGGCGCTGACCAAGGGCAAGGTGCTCAAGCCGCTGATCACGACGCTGCCCGCGTCGGAGCGGTACAGCTATGTCTTCGACGGCAACTCGCAGACCCTGGACCACATTCTGACGAGCCCGGGCATCCGGCGCTTCGACTACGACGTGGTGCACATCAACGCGGAGTTCGCCGACCAGGCGAGCGACCACGACCCGCAGGTGGTACGGGTGAAGGTCGACGGCCTCTGGTTCTGA
- a CDS encoding ABC transporter permease, whose translation MTDLLPTARTGGPAVLTKGAAPPGDGPPREPGPATVARGTRRRLGPGRSLPFGRLIGPALLVALWWAASASGYLDPRILSGPGSVISTASDLVATGRLQDNVLISLQRAGLGLFFGVVSGVVLAVAAGLSRSGEYLIDGPLQIKRAIPSLAMLPLLILWLGIGEEMKVTVIALGVAVSMYINTFAFLTSIDSRYVELAEGLDLGRAQFIRKVVIPGSLPGFFVGLRLGVTSSWVGLIVVEQINATSGIGYMMFQAQQYAQSDVIIVGLVAYGIFGFASDAAVRAIERRALSWRRTLAG comes from the coding sequence ATGACCGACCTGCTGCCCACGGCCCGTACGGGCGGGCCCGCCGTCCTCACGAAGGGCGCGGCGCCCCCGGGTGACGGCCCGCCCCGGGAGCCCGGCCCCGCCACCGTCGCGCGCGGCACCCGCAGACGGCTCGGCCCCGGCCGGTCCCTGCCCTTCGGCCGGCTCATCGGCCCCGCCCTGCTCGTCGCCCTGTGGTGGGCGGCCTCCGCCTCCGGCTATCTGGACCCGCGCATCCTGTCCGGGCCCGGCAGCGTGATCTCCACCGCCTCCGACCTGGTCGCCACCGGGCGCCTCCAGGACAACGTCCTCATCTCCCTCCAGCGAGCGGGCCTCGGCCTGTTCTTCGGTGTCGTCAGCGGCGTCGTCCTCGCGGTCGCGGCCGGACTGAGCCGCAGCGGCGAGTACCTGATCGACGGGCCGCTCCAGATCAAGCGCGCCATCCCCTCGCTCGCCATGCTGCCCCTGCTGATCCTCTGGCTCGGCATCGGCGAGGAGATGAAGGTGACCGTCATCGCCCTCGGCGTCGCGGTCAGCATGTACATCAACACCTTCGCGTTCCTGACCTCCATCGACAGCCGGTATGTGGAGCTGGCGGAGGGACTCGACCTGGGCCGGGCCCAGTTCATCCGCAAGGTCGTGATCCCCGGCTCGCTGCCCGGCTTCTTCGTCGGCCTGCGCCTCGGCGTCACCTCGTCCTGGGTCGGACTGATCGTCGTCGAGCAGATCAACGCCACCAGCGGCATCGGCTACATGATGTTCCAGGCCCAGCAGTACGCCCAGTCCGACGTGATCATCGTGGGCCTGGTGGCCTACGGGATCTTCGGCTTCGCCTCGGACGCGGCCGTACGCGCCATCGAGAGGAGGGCCCTGTCATGGCGACGCACCCTGGCGGGCTGA
- a CDS encoding sulfonate ABC transporter ATP-binding protein, whose protein sequence is MATHPGGLITGTRPAVRTKRLVRKFGDRIILKELDLTVAPGEFTALLGRSGSGKSTLLRAVARLDHTVEGSGELTVPERVSLSFQDSRLLPWLRVLDNVILGLRGPGARTRGLTALEEVGLAGRDRSWPHELSGGEQQRAALARALVREPELLLADEPFGALDALTRIKMHGLLRELYERHRPAVLLVTHDVDEAVELADRVLVLDEGLISVDLAIDLPTPRSRRDARFQEYRDTLLTALGVIQPPPG, encoded by the coding sequence ATGGCGACGCACCCTGGCGGGCTGATCACCGGGACCCGGCCCGCTGTCCGGACCAAGCGGCTGGTACGGAAGTTCGGCGACCGGATCATTCTGAAGGAGCTCGACCTGACCGTGGCGCCGGGGGAGTTCACCGCCCTTCTCGGCCGCAGCGGCTCGGGCAAGTCCACCCTGCTGCGGGCCGTCGCCCGCCTCGACCACACGGTCGAGGGCTCCGGCGAACTCACCGTCCCCGAACGGGTGTCGCTCTCCTTCCAGGACTCGCGGCTGCTGCCCTGGCTCCGCGTCCTGGACAATGTGATCCTCGGGCTGCGCGGCCCCGGCGCCCGGACACGCGGCCTCACCGCCCTGGAGGAGGTCGGCCTCGCGGGCCGCGACCGCTCCTGGCCGCACGAGCTCTCCGGCGGCGAACAGCAGCGCGCCGCCCTCGCCCGGGCCCTGGTCCGCGAACCCGAACTCCTCCTGGCCGACGAGCCGTTCGGCGCCCTCGACGCGCTCACCCGGATCAAGATGCACGGCCTGCTGCGCGAACTGTACGAACGCCACCGCCCCGCCGTCCTCCTGGTCACCCACGACGTCGACGAGGCCGTCGAACTCGCCGACCGGGTCCTGGTCCTGGACGAGGGGCTGATCTCCGTCGACCTCGCCATCGACCTGCCGACCCCGCGCTCCCGCCGCGACGCGCGCTTCCAGGAGTACCGCGACACCCTGCTCACGGCCCTCGGGGTCATCCAGCCGCCGCCGGGCTGA
- a CDS encoding ABC transporter substrate-binding protein — translation MSPHPTDGPSATARTVGRRSFLALATGTVLGLAACSPQVKTAANAEPAGKLPSGAPPPGTKLAVAVRQTRLQLEPSGLKKDLAFTVSEWPNLSAGPDIIQGFRARSIDLASNAGIPPIQAKAIGVQTRIVAVQVRPLPIYTFATAPGTAIASVADFRGKKIGFSQGQAQGVVVLRALKAAGLKNSDVELVALPSTQFLTALQSKQVDVAPLGEPSLTKYLDQYAKDGAAAVKTDVVDLLTVLWAPVEVLDDPAKAAAVRNFIPLWAKGLVWAWENTDEWIDTYYVKDQGVSAADGKRIVSSLNKPQFPVSWDKAIAWEQETADLMAEGGFVPEQDVTDLFDRRFEGLAAESVAAEYRETS, via the coding sequence ATGTCTCCTCACCCCACCGACGGCCCTTCCGCCACCGCGCGAACCGTGGGCCGCAGATCATTTCTCGCCCTCGCCACCGGAACGGTTCTCGGTCTCGCCGCCTGCTCCCCTCAGGTGAAGACGGCCGCCAACGCCGAACCCGCCGGAAAACTCCCCTCGGGCGCCCCGCCGCCCGGAACGAAACTGGCCGTGGCGGTACGCCAGACCCGGCTCCAGCTCGAACCCTCCGGACTCAAGAAGGACCTCGCCTTCACCGTTTCCGAATGGCCGAACCTGAGCGCGGGACCGGATATCATCCAGGGATTCCGGGCCCGGTCCATCGACCTCGCCTCCAATGCGGGAATTCCCCCGATCCAGGCCAAGGCCATCGGCGTGCAGACCCGGATCGTCGCCGTCCAGGTGCGGCCCCTGCCCATCTACACCTTCGCCACCGCCCCCGGCACCGCCATCGCCTCGGTGGCGGACTTCCGCGGCAAGAAGATCGGCTTCTCCCAGGGCCAGGCCCAGGGCGTCGTCGTCCTGCGCGCCCTGAAGGCCGCCGGGCTCAAGAACAGCGACGTCGAACTCGTCGCCCTGCCCAGCACCCAGTTCCTCACCGCCCTGCAGTCGAAGCAGGTCGACGTGGCGCCGCTGGGGGAGCCGTCCCTCACCAAGTACCTCGACCAGTACGCCAAGGACGGGGCCGCCGCCGTCAAGACCGACGTCGTGGACCTGCTCACCGTCCTGTGGGCCCCGGTCGAGGTGCTCGACGACCCCGCGAAGGCCGCCGCCGTCCGCAACTTCATCCCGCTCTGGGCCAAGGGCCTGGTCTGGGCGTGGGAGAACACCGACGAGTGGATCGACACGTACTACGTGAAGGACCAGGGCGTCTCCGCCGCCGACGGGAAGCGCATCGTCTCCTCCCTGAACAAGCCTCAGTTCCCGGTCAGTTGGGACAAGGCGATCGCGTGGGAGCAGGAGACCGCCGACCTGATGGCCGAGGGCGGCTTCGTACCGGAGCAGGACGTCACCGACCTGTTCGACCGCCGCTTCGAGGGCCTGGCGGCGGAGTCCGTCGCGGCCGAGTACCGGGAGACCTCATGA
- a CDS encoding alpha/beta hydrolase, with protein sequence MPEEIIRTLSVDGVRYSYRVLRHDRGAGAAPATEPALVLGGALQGMYGWPQMDDHLGPAADVVTADLPGMGSADPLPPGPSADILRRAVLGIADDLGAPRMNLFGFSYGTAIAFGFARRHPERVARLALGGVPVHIGAAQVERWERGRALLAAGDQEGFAALAADALMCLDPERPVYRRELARRYVRRSFLHALARSPHAADSLHRALADRPDFSGGLSGVPALVFAGEHDTVTSPERQREFAATIEGSRFLTLPESDHWVVLERAVEVAELVARFFTEGPPASAPVSLPRQAGAPVGRTR encoded by the coding sequence ATGCCCGAGGAGATCATCCGGACGCTCTCGGTGGACGGAGTGCGCTACAGCTACCGCGTCCTGCGTCACGACCGCGGCGCGGGGGCCGCCCCCGCCACCGAACCGGCGCTCGTCCTCGGCGGCGCGCTCCAGGGCATGTACGGCTGGCCGCAGATGGACGACCACCTGGGCCCGGCCGCCGACGTGGTCACCGCCGACCTGCCCGGTATGGGCTCCGCCGACCCGCTGCCGCCCGGCCCCAGCGCGGACATCCTGCGCCGGGCGGTCCTCGGGATCGCCGACGACCTGGGCGCCCCCCGGATGAACCTCTTCGGCTTCTCGTACGGCACCGCCATCGCCTTCGGCTTCGCGCGGCGGCACCCCGAGCGGGTGGCCCGGCTCGCCCTCGGCGGCGTACCGGTGCACATCGGCGCGGCGCAGGTGGAGAGGTGGGAGCGGGGCCGGGCGCTCCTGGCGGCCGGGGACCAGGAGGGGTTCGCCGCGCTGGCCGCCGACGCGCTGATGTGCCTGGACCCCGAACGCCCGGTGTACCGGCGAGAGTTGGCCCGGCGCTATGTGCGCCGCTCGTTCCTGCACGCGCTCGCCCGCTCGCCGCACGCGGCGGACTCGCTCCACCGGGCGCTGGCGGACCGGCCGGACTTCTCCGGCGGGCTGAGCGGTGTACCGGCGCTGGTCTTCGCCGGGGAGCACGACACGGTGACCTCACCGGAGCGGCAGCGGGAGTTCGCGGCGACCATCGAGGGCAGCCGGTTCCTGACGCTGCCGGAGTCCGACCACTGGGTGGTCCTCGAACGGGCCGTCGAAGTCGCGGAGTTGGTGGCGCGGTTCTTCACCGAGGGGCCGCCCGCGAGTGCCCCCGTCAGCCTGCCCCGCCAGGCGGGTGCCCCGGTGGGCCGGACCCGGTAG
- a CDS encoding monooxygenase, with the protein MPAAKNRKPLHLNAFLMSTGHHEASWRLPESPAEAGSDIEHYKNLARIAERGRLDSLFLADSPVLMGDPGRRPAAKLEPTVLLTALAGATERIGLIATASTSYNEPYNLARRFASLDHVSGGRAGWNIVTTAGADAARNFGLDDTPLHHERYRRAAEFVEVSTKLWDSWADDAVVADKESGVHARAERVRAIGHRGEFFRVDGPLNVQRPPQGYPLLVQAGSSEDGKDFAARYAEAVFTAQQTLEEGIAFYRDVKARAVALGRDPDGIKILPGIVPVIGDTEAEARELDAELDRLIVPEYAKRQLALRLKIAPDDLDLDAELPEDIPTEDEIEGAKSRYTLIVELARRERLTVRQLIGRLGGGRGHRTFAGTAEQVADTIEHWYDSGAADGFNIMPAVLPSGLEVFVDRVVPILQERGLFRTEYTGSTLREHYGLPRPANQLFDTADQAGQADRADRAAPAASAPHTDLAAAGAR; encoded by the coding sequence ATGCCCGCAGCCAAGAACCGCAAGCCGCTCCACCTCAACGCCTTCCTCATGTCCACCGGCCACCACGAGGCGTCCTGGCGGCTCCCCGAGAGCCCCGCCGAGGCGGGCTCCGACATCGAGCACTACAAGAACCTCGCCCGGATCGCCGAACGCGGCCGTCTGGACTCCCTCTTCCTCGCCGACAGCCCCGTCCTCATGGGCGACCCCGGCCGCCGTCCGGCCGCCAAGCTGGAGCCCACCGTCCTGCTCACCGCGCTGGCCGGGGCCACCGAGCGCATCGGGCTCATCGCCACCGCCTCCACCAGCTACAACGAGCCCTACAACCTGGCCCGCCGGTTCGCCTCGCTGGACCATGTCTCCGGCGGCCGGGCCGGCTGGAACATCGTCACCACCGCCGGGGCCGACGCCGCCCGCAATTTCGGCCTGGACGACACCCCGCTGCACCACGAGCGCTACCGCCGGGCCGCCGAGTTCGTCGAGGTCTCCACCAAGCTCTGGGACAGCTGGGCGGACGACGCCGTCGTCGCCGACAAGGAGAGCGGCGTCCACGCCCGGGCCGAACGGGTCCGGGCCATCGGCCACCGGGGCGAGTTCTTCCGCGTGGACGGCCCCCTCAACGTCCAGCGCCCGCCCCAGGGTTACCCGCTGCTCGTGCAGGCGGGCTCCAGCGAGGACGGCAAGGACTTCGCCGCCCGGTACGCCGAGGCCGTCTTCACCGCCCAGCAGACCCTGGAGGAGGGCATCGCCTTCTACCGGGACGTCAAGGCACGGGCCGTGGCGCTCGGCCGCGACCCGGACGGCATCAAGATCCTGCCCGGCATCGTCCCCGTCATCGGCGACACCGAGGCCGAGGCCCGCGAACTGGACGCCGAGCTCGACCGGCTCATCGTCCCCGAGTACGCCAAACGCCAGCTCGCCCTGCGCCTCAAGATCGCCCCGGACGACCTGGACCTGGACGCCGAACTCCCCGAGGACATCCCCACCGAGGACGAGATCGAGGGAGCCAAGAGCCGCTACACCCTGATCGTGGAGCTGGCCCGCCGCGAACGTCTGACCGTACGCCAGCTCATCGGGCGGCTCGGCGGCGGACGCGGCCACCGCACCTTCGCCGGGACCGCCGAGCAGGTCGCCGACACCATCGAGCACTGGTACGACAGCGGGGCCGCCGACGGGTTCAACATCATGCCCGCCGTGCTCCCCTCGGGACTCGAGGTCTTCGTCGACCGGGTCGTCCCGATCCTCCAGGAGCGCGGCCTCTTCCGCACCGAGTACACCGGCTCCACCCTGCGCGAGCACTACGGCCTGCCGCGCCCCGCCAACCAGCTGTTCGACACGGCGGACCAAGCAGGCCAGGCGGACCGGGCGGACCGTGCGGCCCCGGCCGCCTCCGCACCTCACACCGACCTGGCCGCGGCGGGGGCCCGGTGA
- a CDS encoding sugar kinase, translating to MKRLTAPARRPAPLRRSDIPAAGPARRASGTGSVLSAILDHGPVARSTVARLTGLSPAAVTGHVGSLLARGLVRESAETAGPKGLGRPHIPVEIDTGRYLVAGAHVAVAHSTVSLMDLRGRIVAEDRRPHAIGATGPYATVPGRSPRGLSSGPALLRDLAERLPRLTEAHGAGRTVLALGFATGHRVDPAAGVVVDHPHLGWRDVPVRDILEAATGLPVHVDSHSRALARAEQLFGEASTRASTVLLFVGAVVDAAFASSGAMHLGPRSGAGSVAHLPLGSGGSGGAEPCSCGRTGCLQSEVSERAMVRRAAEQGLVVGSFTELLDRALAGDARALALFRRRARLVGRGAALLLDMFDPEVLVVVEPGSGRIPECLADLRAEVAERSWVCEDPERAVVPSSFTGSVLATAGGAVALGALYTDPLGPWPALPAVS from the coding sequence GTGAAACGTCTGACCGCGCCCGCCCGCCGCCCCGCCCCGCTGCGCCGCTCCGACATCCCCGCCGCCGGACCCGCCCGCCGGGCCTCCGGCACCGGCTCCGTGCTGAGCGCGATCCTCGACCACGGGCCGGTCGCCCGCTCCACCGTCGCCCGCCTCACCGGGCTCTCCCCGGCCGCGGTCACCGGCCATGTCGGCAGCCTGCTGGCCCGGGGGCTGGTCCGGGAGAGCGCCGAGACCGCCGGGCCCAAGGGGCTCGGCCGCCCCCACATCCCCGTCGAGATCGACACCGGCCGCTATCTGGTCGCCGGGGCCCACGTCGCCGTCGCGCACTCCACCGTCTCCCTCATGGACCTGCGCGGCCGGATCGTCGCCGAGGACCGCCGGCCGCACGCGATCGGTGCGACGGGCCCGTACGCCACCGTCCCCGGCCGCTCCCCGCGCGGGCTCTCCTCCGGCCCCGCCCTGCTGCGGGACCTCGCCGAGCGGCTGCCCCGGCTCACCGAGGCGCACGGGGCGGGCCGGACCGTCCTCGCCCTCGGCTTCGCCACCGGACACCGGGTGGACCCCGCCGCCGGAGTGGTCGTCGACCACCCGCACCTGGGGTGGCGGGACGTCCCGGTGCGCGACATCCTCGAAGCCGCCACCGGGCTGCCCGTCCATGTGGACAGCCACTCACGGGCGTTGGCCCGCGCCGAGCAGCTGTTCGGCGAGGCGTCGACCCGGGCCAGCACCGTCCTGCTCTTCGTCGGCGCGGTGGTGGACGCCGCGTTCGCCAGCTCCGGGGCCATGCACCTGGGTCCCCGCTCCGGCGCGGGCAGCGTGGCCCATCTGCCCCTGGGCTCCGGCGGATCGGGCGGCGCCGAACCGTGCTCCTGCGGGCGGACCGGGTGCCTCCAGTCGGAGGTCTCCGAGCGGGCCATGGTGCGCCGGGCCGCCGAACAGGGCCTGGTTGTCGGCTCGTTCACCGAGCTCCTGGACCGGGCACTGGCCGGTGACGCGCGGGCTCTCGCGCTGTTCCGGCGCAGGGCCCGGCTGGTGGGCCGGGGCGCGGCGCTGCTGCTGGACATGTTCGACCCCGAGGTCCTCGTGGTGGTCGAGCCGGGGTCCGGGCGGATTCCGGAGTGCCTGGCCGATCTGCGGGCGGAGGTGGCCGAGCGGTCCTGGGTCTGCGAGGACCCCGAACGGGCCGTGGTGCCGAGCAGCTTCACCGGATCGGTGCTGGCCACGGCGGGCGGCGCGGTCGCGCTCGGCGCGCTCTACACCGACCCGCTGGGGCCGTGGCCCGCGCTGCCCGCCGTGTCCTGA
- a CDS encoding flavin reductase: protein MLTITVSPYAAGYAPDRFKQVFRRYPAGVVVVTADSGRGPVGFTATSLTSLSLDPPLVSYGIGTTTSSWPHVERAASTVVNFLGADQESVARTFATSGIDRFAAPTAWRRLAGGEPVLDGSAGWLRLETERIVPAGDHRIVIARVTDSWLDEGRSPLLFHNGTYHSL, encoded by the coding sequence ATGTTGACCATCACCGTTTCCCCGTATGCCGCCGGGTACGCCCCGGACCGTTTCAAGCAGGTGTTCCGCCGCTATCCGGCGGGCGTGGTCGTCGTCACCGCCGACTCCGGCCGCGGGCCCGTCGGCTTCACCGCCACCTCGCTCACCTCGCTCTCCCTCGACCCGCCGCTGGTCTCCTACGGCATCGGCACCACCACCTCCTCCTGGCCCCATGTGGAGCGGGCCGCCTCCACCGTCGTCAACTTCCTCGGCGCCGACCAGGAGTCCGTCGCCCGCACCTTCGCCACCAGCGGCATCGACCGGTTCGCCGCCCCCACCGCCTGGCGGCGGCTGGCCGGGGGCGAGCCGGTGCTCGACGGGTCGGCCGGCTGGCTGCGGCTGGAGACCGAGCGGATCGTGCCCGCCGGGGACCACCGGATCGTCATCGCCCGGGTCACCGACTCCTGGCTCGACGAGGGCCGCAGCCCGCTGCTCTTCCACAACGGCACCTACCACTCCCTCTGA